A single genomic interval of Oceanithermus profundus DSM 14977 harbors:
- a CDS encoding InlB B-repeat-containing protein — protein sequence MQAYKRSYTFGPLLLLGLVSLLAACQGATAPQSTLELSFSGSGSGKVRITPPDVEFTAGTTQSYAAGTQVTLTATPDAGSTFLGWSGDCSGSGSCVLTLDTDKRVTASFSTQASGALTVYGPGDFNGNTLTVQLPGLQPADYVALIPVYAGQDSSGTDPDGIQYAITTQNVATASLGQAADAGPAGPRVPSDAAALQASRAFVAEARSAGIEPLNRQVGAQGFSDNCPGPYQAGVTQCDFWVFTDVSTSPPTQALINATVQYVSASAVWFVEDGLTGDDVLSASELGALANTFETAVWPTIGTTFGNAADFDGNGKIFIVLSPKVGNAGLFGYVYSADLYLDSGSAPRSNEGDIFYATTPGPPINLYSWTRDAFLNVALPGTMAHELKHLVAMGYRVAAGFPLEEIWIEEPSAEVAKELSGFGTAQGRIQSRASDALANPEAFRIVHATRPSGAEGRAIYGFNFLLMWRAHEKVGASLWKPWVQSNLVGIANFEAATGQSFADALVDWALTLLFDDTARLAGYEYQNLALRDGSWQTLYYQPLAAVSNRTLRSMAFYVGRGTGADATVTLSVSDPSRMRVAVVRFAGPLPY from the coding sequence ATGCAAGCTTATAAGCGTTCCTACACCTTCGGTCCTTTGCTCCTCCTCGGGCTCGTCTCGCTCCTCGCGGCCTGCCAGGGAGCGACGGCCCCCCAGTCCACGCTCGAACTCAGCTTCTCGGGCAGCGGCAGCGGCAAGGTGCGGATCACGCCCCCGGACGTCGAGTTCACGGCGGGGACGACGCAAAGCTACGCGGCGGGCACCCAGGTCACCCTGACCGCGACGCCCGACGCCGGATCCACCTTCCTGGGCTGGAGCGGCGACTGCAGCGGCAGCGGAAGCTGCGTCCTGACCCTGGACACGGACAAGCGCGTGACCGCTTCGTTCAGCACCCAGGCCAGCGGCGCACTCACGGTCTACGGCCCCGGCGATTTCAACGGAAACACCCTCACCGTCCAGCTCCCCGGCCTGCAACCCGCCGACTACGTGGCCCTGATCCCCGTCTACGCCGGCCAGGACAGCAGCGGCACCGACCCCGACGGCATCCAGTACGCCATCACCACTCAGAACGTCGCGACCGCCTCCCTGGGCCAGGCGGCGGACGCCGGGCCCGCCGGGCCTCGGGTGCCCTCGGACGCCGCGGCGTTGCAGGCGAGCCGCGCCTTCGTCGCCGAGGCCCGGAGCGCTGGAATCGAACCCCTGAACCGGCAGGTGGGCGCGCAGGGGTTCAGCGACAACTGCCCCGGCCCCTACCAGGCGGGGGTGACGCAGTGCGACTTCTGGGTCTTCACCGACGTCAGCACCTCGCCCCCCACCCAGGCGCTGATCAACGCCACCGTGCAGTACGTCAGCGCCAGTGCGGTGTGGTTCGTCGAAGACGGGCTTACGGGGGACGACGTGCTCAGCGCCAGCGAGCTCGGCGCGCTCGCGAACACCTTCGAGACCGCCGTTTGGCCCACCATCGGCACGACCTTCGGCAACGCCGCCGACTTCGACGGCAACGGGAAGATCTTCATCGTCCTCAGCCCCAAGGTCGGCAACGCCGGCCTCTTCGGCTACGTCTACTCGGCGGACCTCTACCTCGACAGCGGCTCGGCGCCGCGCAGCAACGAAGGCGACATCTTCTACGCCACGACGCCCGGCCCGCCGATCAACCTCTACTCCTGGACGCGCGACGCCTTCCTTAACGTCGCCCTGCCGGGGACGATGGCGCACGAGCTGAAGCACCTCGTCGCGATGGGCTACCGGGTGGCGGCCGGGTTCCCGCTGGAGGAGATCTGGATCGAGGAACCCTCGGCGGAGGTCGCCAAGGAGCTGAGCGGCTTCGGAACCGCCCAGGGGCGGATCCAGTCGCGCGCCAGCGACGCCCTGGCCAACCCCGAGGCGTTCCGCATCGTCCACGCGACGCGCCCCTCCGGCGCCGAGGGCCGCGCCATCTACGGCTTCAACTTCCTCCTGATGTGGCGGGCCCACGAAAAGGTCGGCGCCTCGCTGTGGAAACCCTGGGTCCAGAGCAACCTCGTCGGCATCGCCAACTTCGAGGCGGCTACCGGCCAGAGCTTCGCCGACGCCCTCGTCGACTGGGCGCTGACGCTGCTCTTCGACGACACCGCCCGGCTCGCCGGCTACGAGTACCAGAACCTCGCGCTGCGCGACGGCAGCTGGCAGACGCTCTACTACCAACCCCTGGCCGCGGTGAGCAACCGCACCCTGCGCTCGATGGCGTTCTACGTCGGGCGCGGTACCGGCGCAGACGCCACCGTCACGCTGAGCGTCAGCGATCCCTCGCGGATGCGGGTGGCCGTGGTGCGGTTCGCGGGCCCGCTCCCCTACTAG
- a CDS encoding ATP-binding protein: MRLRLLGSLELEGVRFTRPKPLLLLAYLALEGSRERRFLAELFWPEAKRPLGSLSVALTQLNKAHPGAVRTHGRRLYTPLPTDVDELIDAVARGEWARAVRLYGGAFAEGLDLRLGHELEEWVFQMRERVAVWVARAHLELGHQALHRGAFDRARAHAEAAYALERAWGLSDPATTVELLRKSGSPLLDDFVREHGRAEPVPCRVPRPVTRHLGRREELEAIERLLVREGQRWVTLVGLAGVGKTRTAIEAAQRFCRRCYFADGVVWVELDADADADLPARIAEALKLTPDPRRLGWEDLAARIDRRSVCIVLDGIERFHDQAGELARLVVRCPNLHLLATSRVRLGAAEERCLHLDGLSVDPEVPGEPSPAVALFLERARRVHAALGEGTAAVEELCRVWQGHPLAIELAASWADLFPAEELARRFSPPHLPRPRNGEGDLETLLEEAYEQLPSAARRVFPGLGVFEGGFDAEAATEVLGADVGTLAVLSDRAMVWARNGRLGLHPLLRQLALRRLARRPGEEAEVRAAHARHYLDRLLRHVQGLNRGDEPTLALMRNDHANLRAAWERAAAWGWHDRLAPLAEPLLRFFDRQGRFEEGRRWFEAVLARAEDGGLRAPFALAAAWLWIRLGDLEAAERLMEGVAVGADPARNARLEQNRGMLAYRRGDFAAAAEHWGRAAALAREGADPWARTAALQNRAIAVFSMGDHEAARRLFLEALATQEAHGHEADMAKTYNNLGNLLRVMGRSDEAERMLNQGLRRARRLGLGQIEPFLLYNLGQLALASGRYVDALGRFEAALEGSRRSRERVLEASCQINLGLTSAHLQRWVEAERHLRQGLAAAWRVGEAAEVARGLVVWARLELAQGDPRRACRLLRTALGLPELRAHNRREAENLMEALDPGACPGAPYRSAAEALEDLGVAAPA; encoded by the coding sequence ATGCGCCTACGCCTGCTTGGCAGCCTTGAACTCGAGGGGGTCCGCTTCACCCGCCCCAAGCCCCTGCTGCTGCTCGCCTACCTGGCCCTGGAGGGCTCGCGCGAGCGCCGCTTCCTCGCTGAGCTGTTCTGGCCCGAGGCCAAGCGGCCGCTGGGCAGCCTCTCGGTGGCGCTGACCCAGCTGAACAAGGCGCATCCCGGCGCGGTGCGCACGCACGGCCGCCGGTTGTACACGCCGCTCCCCACGGACGTGGACGAGCTGATCGACGCGGTGGCCCGCGGCGAGTGGGCGCGGGCCGTCCGCCTCTACGGCGGGGCCTTCGCCGAAGGGCTGGACCTGCGCCTGGGGCACGAGCTCGAGGAGTGGGTCTTCCAGATGCGCGAGCGGGTGGCCGTCTGGGTCGCCCGTGCCCACTTGGAGCTGGGCCATCAGGCGCTCCACCGGGGGGCGTTCGACCGCGCCCGCGCGCACGCCGAGGCCGCGTACGCCCTGGAGCGCGCCTGGGGGCTGAGCGACCCGGCCACCACGGTGGAGCTCCTCCGCAAGAGCGGCAGCCCGCTGCTCGACGACTTTGTTCGCGAGCACGGGCGCGCCGAGCCCGTTCCCTGTCGGGTTCCCCGGCCCGTCACCCGCCACCTGGGGCGGCGCGAAGAGCTCGAGGCGATCGAGCGGCTGCTGGTGCGCGAGGGGCAGCGCTGGGTCACCCTCGTCGGTTTGGCGGGCGTGGGGAAGACCCGCACGGCCATCGAGGCGGCGCAGCGCTTCTGCCGCAGGTGTTACTTCGCCGACGGGGTGGTCTGGGTGGAGCTCGACGCTGACGCCGACGCCGACCTCCCCGCGCGCATCGCCGAGGCCCTCAAGCTGACCCCCGACCCGCGCCGACTGGGGTGGGAAGATCTCGCCGCCCGCATCGACCGTAGATCGGTCTGCATCGTTCTGGACGGTATCGAGCGCTTCCACGACCAGGCCGGCGAGCTGGCCCGCCTCGTCGTCCGCTGCCCGAACCTGCACCTGCTCGCGACCAGCCGGGTGCGCCTGGGGGCGGCCGAGGAGCGCTGCCTCCACCTCGACGGGCTGAGCGTCGATCCCGAAGTCCCCGGGGAGCCGTCGCCGGCGGTCGCTCTCTTCCTTGAGCGCGCCCGCAGGGTGCACGCCGCGCTGGGGGAGGGCACCGCCGCCGTCGAAGAGCTCTGCCGGGTCTGGCAGGGCCACCCCCTGGCCATCGAGCTGGCCGCGTCCTGGGCCGACCTGTTCCCGGCCGAGGAGCTGGCGCGGCGCTTTTCGCCCCCGCACCTGCCGCGCCCGCGCAACGGCGAGGGCGACCTCGAGACCCTCCTCGAAGAGGCCTACGAACAGCTGCCTTCCGCTGCCCGAAGGGTCTTCCCGGGGCTGGGGGTTTTCGAGGGCGGCTTCGACGCCGAGGCCGCCACGGAAGTGCTGGGTGCTGACGTCGGCACGCTGGCGGTCCTGAGCGACCGCGCCATGGTCTGGGCCCGCAACGGGCGGCTCGGCCTGCATCCGCTGCTGCGGCAGCTGGCCCTGCGCCGGCTCGCGAGGCGGCCGGGGGAGGAGGCCGAGGTGCGCGCGGCGCACGCGCGCCACTACCTCGACCGGTTGTTGCGCCACGTGCAGGGGCTCAACCGTGGGGACGAGCCCACGTTGGCGCTGATGCGCAACGACCACGCCAACCTGCGGGCCGCCTGGGAGCGGGCCGCGGCTTGGGGCTGGCACGACCGCCTGGCTCCGCTCGCCGAGCCGCTGCTCCGTTTCTTCGACCGCCAGGGACGGTTCGAGGAGGGGCGGCGCTGGTTCGAGGCCGTGCTCGCCCGGGCCGAGGACGGCGGGTTGCGCGCCCCCTTCGCCCTGGCCGCCGCCTGGTTGTGGATCCGCCTGGGCGACCTCGAGGCCGCAGAACGGCTGATGGAAGGCGTCGCCGTGGGGGCGGATCCGGCCCGCAACGCCCGCCTCGAGCAGAACCGGGGGATGCTGGCCTACCGCCGCGGCGACTTCGCGGCCGCCGCCGAGCACTGGGGCCGGGCGGCGGCGCTCGCCCGGGAAGGCGCGGATCCCTGGGCCCGTACGGCGGCGCTTCAGAACCGGGCCATCGCGGTTTTTTCCATGGGCGACCACGAGGCGGCGCGCCGGCTCTTCCTGGAGGCGCTGGCCACCCAGGAGGCGCACGGCCACGAGGCCGACATGGCCAAGACGTACAACAACCTGGGCAACCTCCTGCGGGTCATGGGCCGGAGCGACGAGGCGGAGCGCATGCTGAACCAGGGGCTGCGCCGGGCGCGGCGTCTGGGCTTGGGGCAGATCGAACCCTTCCTGCTCTACAACCTGGGGCAGCTGGCGCTGGCCTCCGGCAGGTACGTGGACGCGCTGGGCCGGTTCGAGGCGGCGCTCGAGGGGAGCCGGCGCTCCCGCGAGCGGGTGCTCGAGGCGAGCTGCCAGATCAACCTCGGCCTCACCTCGGCGCACCTGCAGCGGTGGGTGGAGGCCGAACGGCACCTGCGGCAAGGCCTGGCGGCGGCGTGGAGGGTGGGGGAGGCGGCCGAGGTGGCCCGCGGCCTGGTCGTCTGGGCGCGGCTGGAGCTGGCGCAGGGGGACCCGCGGCGCGCCTGCCGCTTGCTGCGCACGGCACTGGGGTTGCCCGAGCTGCGCGCGCACAACCGCCGCGAAGCCGAGAACCTGATGGAGGCCCTCGATCCGGGGGCCTGCCCGGGGGCGCCCTATCGCTCGGCGGCCGAGGCCCTAGAAGATCTCGGCGTCGCCGCTCCGGCATGA
- a CDS encoding PIG-L deacetylase family protein codes for MELLLVVPHPDDEVFGAGGVLYEAAGRGWGTGLITLTRGDRGKDLGLCSREELPRVREEELRRSAAILRVGHLEVHGFPDQGVAEHPEIVDLLVKRFEALAPERVVTFPPNGLNRHPDHVATHRWVVEALARYGPVKLYYYAPPRPYPGFREGWKPPTHRVALDHGALAAKLKAMAQYRTQALSVLKIMNAAAPRLLEETFHLVGYEGEGREGLD; via the coding sequence GTGGAACTGCTGCTGGTGGTGCCCCACCCCGACGACGAGGTCTTCGGGGCGGGCGGGGTGCTCTACGAGGCCGCCGGGCGCGGCTGGGGCACGGGCTTGATCACCCTCACCCGTGGCGACCGGGGCAAGGACCTGGGGTTGTGCAGCCGCGAGGAGCTGCCCCGGGTGCGCGAGGAGGAACTGCGTCGCTCGGCGGCGATCCTGCGGGTGGGGCACCTGGAGGTGCACGGCTTTCCCGACCAGGGCGTGGCGGAGCACCCCGAGATCGTGGACCTGCTCGTGAAGCGCTTCGAGGCGCTTGCGCCCGAGCGCGTCGTCACCTTTCCGCCGAACGGGCTCAACCGGCACCCGGACCACGTGGCCACCCACCGCTGGGTGGTGGAGGCGCTCGCGCGCTACGGGCCGGTAAAGCTCTACTACTACGCGCCGCCGCGGCCCTATCCGGGTTTCCGGGAGGGGTGGAAGCCGCCGACGCACCGGGTCGCGCTCGACCACGGAGCGCTCGCGGCCAAGCTCAAGGCCATGGCGCAGTACCGCACCCAGGCGCTTTCGGTGCTGAAGATCATGAACGCGGCCGCGCCGCGGTTGCTGGAGGAGACCTTCCACCTGGTTGGTTACGAAGGGGAGGGGCGGGAAGGGCTGGATTGA
- a CDS encoding archease: MARLRMLEHTADVGFEVEADSLAGVFEAAADALLRVLFEGGLPRRGRRTERLALTAPDLETLMVRWLDELIYRVQTRGEVPVRTRVRLGKVPEGQRLEAELDLLLFEEVQDRFAGEVKAATYHGLVVEGADGRFRARVILDV, from the coding sequence ATGGCGCGTCTGCGCATGCTCGAGCACACCGCGGACGTGGGCTTCGAGGTGGAGGCCGACTCCCTCGCCGGCGTCTTCGAAGCTGCCGCCGACGCGCTGCTGCGCGTGCTCTTCGAGGGTGGTTTGCCGCGGCGGGGCCGCCGCACCGAGCGGCTCGCGCTCACGGCGCCCGACCTGGAGACGCTGATGGTGCGCTGGCTCGACGAGCTGATCTACCGGGTGCAGACCCGGGGTGAGGTTCCGGTGCGCACGCGGGTGCGGCTGGGGAAGGTTCCGGAAGGGCAGCGGCTCGAGGCCGAGCTGGACCTGCTGCTCTTCGAGGAGGTGCAGGACCGCTTCGCTGGCGAGGTCAAGGCCGCCACCTACCACGGCCTGGTCGTGGAGGGGGCGGACGGGCGCTTTCGGGCGCGGGTGATTCTGGACGTCTGA
- a CDS encoding RtcB family protein gives MRADAVFFASKRILAHLESEGYASLVQLMNVATLPGIVEPALAMPDIHWGYGFPIGGVAAFDPAAGGVVSPGGVGFDINCGVRLLASGLERRDLEPRKAWLADRLYERVPAGVGSKRRDVKLNRRSLARVLEEGAGWVVRQGWGEPADLEFIESGGRLEGADPGRVSERAYERGLPQLGTLGSGNHFLEVQYVEQVYDPEAAAAFGLAEGQVTVLIHTGSRGLGHQVCQDHVQKFLQVAPKYGIELVDRQLAAAPIESPEGRAYLGAMAAAANYAFANRQLITHYVREAFEAAGFAPREHALRVVYDLAHNNAKFETHGGRQVLVHRKGATRAFGPGAPDLPPAYAAVGQPVLVPGDMGRYSYVLVGTEGAMEKSFGSSCHGAGRVLSRARSKKQVKGRDLVRELAAAGIELRATSRRTVAEEAPEAYKDVAEVVQVVEGAGLGRRVARLRPVIVVKG, from the coding sequence ATGCGCGCCGACGCCGTCTTCTTCGCCTCGAAGCGCATCCTTGCCCACCTGGAGAGCGAGGGCTACGCGTCGCTGGTGCAGCTCATGAACGTGGCCACCCTGCCGGGCATCGTGGAGCCGGCGCTGGCCATGCCCGACATCCACTGGGGCTACGGCTTTCCCATCGGCGGGGTGGCCGCCTTCGACCCCGCCGCCGGCGGGGTGGTGAGCCCCGGCGGGGTGGGGTTCGACATCAACTGCGGGGTGCGGCTGCTGGCCAGCGGACTCGAGCGGCGCGACCTGGAGCCGCGCAAGGCCTGGCTGGCCGACCGCCTCTACGAGCGCGTCCCCGCGGGGGTGGGCTCGAAGCGGCGCGACGTGAAGCTGAACCGGCGCAGCCTGGCGCGGGTGCTCGAGGAGGGGGCCGGCTGGGTGGTGCGGCAGGGCTGGGGCGAGCCGGCAGACCTCGAGTTCATCGAGTCCGGCGGGCGGCTCGAGGGCGCCGACCCCGGCCGCGTCTCCGAGCGCGCCTACGAGCGGGGCCTGCCGCAGCTCGGCACCCTGGGTTCGGGCAACCACTTCCTGGAGGTGCAGTACGTAGAGCAGGTCTACGACCCCGAGGCCGCCGCGGCCTTCGGCCTCGCGGAGGGGCAGGTGACCGTCCTCATTCACACCGGCTCCCGGGGGCTGGGCCACCAGGTCTGCCAGGACCACGTGCAGAAGTTCCTGCAGGTCGCCCCCAAGTACGGCATCGAGCTGGTGGACCGGCAGCTCGCCGCCGCCCCCATCGAGAGCCCCGAGGGGCGGGCCTACCTGGGGGCGATGGCCGCCGCCGCCAACTACGCTTTCGCCAACCGCCAGCTCATCACCCACTACGTGCGCGAGGCCTTCGAGGCCGCCGGCTTCGCCCCGCGCGAGCACGCGCTGCGGGTCGTCTACGACCTGGCCCACAACAACGCCAAGTTCGAGACCCACGGCGGCCGCCAGGTGCTGGTTCACCGCAAGGGGGCGACCCGCGCCTTCGGCCCCGGCGCGCCCGACCTGCCCCCGGCCTACGCCGCCGTGGGGCAGCCGGTGCTGGTGCCGGGCGACATGGGGCGGTACTCCTACGTCCTCGTGGGCACCGAGGGGGCGATGGAAAAGAGCTTCGGCTCGAGCTGCCACGGCGCCGGTCGGGTGCTCAGCCGGGCGCGCTCGAAGAAGCAGGTGAAGGGGCGCGACCTGGTGCGGGAGCTGGCCGCCGCGGGCATCGAGCTGCGGGCGACCAGCCGCCGCACCGTGGCCGAGGAGGCCCCCGAGGCTTACAAGGACGTGGCCGAGGTGGTGCAGGTCGTCGAGGGGGCGGGCCTGGGGCGCCGGGTGGCGCGGCTGCGGCCGGTGATCGTGGTCAAGGGTTGA
- a CDS encoding HAD family hydrolase: MKPRGILFDWGGVFTVGTFDGRVVANTARRFDLPRERVADAYFAEVQRLELGEWSLPRFWAYFAQALGVEAPYDDFEALFLASVAPRPEMYELLAAIPAEVTVGLLSNNYPVISDYLRAGEGFDRFDAVFFSNEEGVKKPDARAFELALERMGLPAGEVLFVDDHEGNIAAAAELGLMTHRFQEPAPFVRELLRRGLTLPASAARP; this comes from the coding sequence ATGAAACCGAGGGGCATCCTCTTCGACTGGGGCGGGGTCTTCACCGTGGGGACCTTCGACGGCCGCGTCGTCGCGAACACCGCCCGCCGCTTCGACCTGCCCCGCGAGCGCGTGGCCGACGCCTACTTCGCCGAGGTGCAGCGGCTCGAGCTCGGCGAGTGGAGCCTGCCGCGCTTCTGGGCCTACTTTGCGCAGGCGCTGGGCGTGGAGGCGCCTTACGACGACTTCGAGGCCCTCTTCCTGGCTTCGGTGGCGCCGCGGCCCGAGATGTACGAGCTGCTCGCGGCCATTCCTGCCGAGGTGACGGTGGGGCTGCTTTCCAACAACTACCCGGTGATCTCCGACTACCTGCGCGCGGGAGAAGGTTTCGACCGCTTCGACGCCGTCTTCTTCTCCAACGAGGAGGGCGTCAAGAAGCCGGACGCGCGCGCCTTCGAGCTGGCCCTCGAGCGCATGGGGCTGCCGGCGGGCGAGGTGCTCTTCGTCGACGACCACGAGGGGAACATCGCCGCGGCCGCGGAGCTGGGGCTGATGACCCACCGTTTCCAGGAGCCGGCGCCGTTCGTGCGCGAGCTGCTGCGCCGGGGCCTGACGCTGCCGGCCTCCGCCGCCAGGCCGTGA
- a CDS encoding DUF3208 domain-containing protein produces the protein MSERAVRLLQGYLWVPQERAWDPQLELPATLDLGEADAVLLVDPIRPPFAFFDDGTPTASQRFYQLTALVLTDRDPNALHPWVAALQERLAPVLEATPAGVGWLLFEDLRAL, from the coding sequence GTGAGCGAGCGGGCGGTCCGGCTCCTGCAGGGCTACCTCTGGGTTCCCCAGGAGCGGGCGTGGGACCCGCAGCTCGAGCTCCCCGCGACGCTGGACCTGGGGGAGGCCGACGCCGTGCTGCTGGTCGACCCCATCCGCCCGCCCTTCGCCTTCTTCGACGACGGCACCCCCACGGCCTCCCAGCGCTTCTACCAGCTGACCGCGCTCGTGCTCACGGACCGGGACCCGAACGCGCTCCACCCCTGGGTGGCGGCCCTGCAGGAACGGCTGGCGCCCGTGCTGGAGGCGACGCCGGCGGGGGTGGGCTGGCTGCTCTTCGAGGACCTGCGGGCCCTCTAG
- a CDS encoding coproporphyrinogen III oxidase family protein produces MNPLHHVARWAVNQKLGRLRWEAPGRLADGVRPSRSFLYIHVPFCESICPFCMFNAHKLDRRSSQVQDYFEALKRELLMYEAAGFDFGAAYVGGGTPALVHEELARFLEFVRGRFDLTEVSVEANPRIPDAAVQSLAAAGVDRLSVGVQSFDDGMLERLGRLEAYGSGAEIRERVNRLLGRFRIVNVDFIFNLPNHDPEVLARDLQIAVDDGIDQLTTYPLMEAQQNRGYVDRQGRISYDLEAYLYKRVILPTLREHYTPVSSWCFSRKDKPEVDMLDEYVVDYFDYVGIGTGSMSLHDGRVSVNAYTLPLYQRLVAQGRLPVVLESAPLARRDYMLYYLMMALFGRRVDCKKFEAIFGVPLRRALWPECTALRAMGLVYARGDHIYTNERGMYVFLMILREFFTHVNRFRSLAREASHRLERQPAAPKLSFEPVLD; encoded by the coding sequence GTGAACCCGCTCCACCACGTCGCACGATGGGCCGTCAACCAAAAGCTCGGCCGGCTGCGCTGGGAGGCGCCGGGACGGCTCGCGGACGGGGTGCGCCCCAGCCGCTCGTTCCTCTACATCCACGTACCCTTTTGCGAGTCGATCTGCCCCTTCTGCATGTTCAACGCCCACAAGCTCGACCGCCGCTCGAGCCAGGTGCAGGACTACTTCGAGGCGCTAAAGCGCGAGCTGCTCATGTACGAGGCCGCCGGCTTCGACTTCGGCGCGGCCTACGTCGGCGGCGGCACCCCGGCGCTGGTGCACGAGGAGCTGGCCCGCTTCCTCGAGTTCGTGCGCGGCCGCTTCGACCTCACCGAGGTTTCGGTGGAGGCCAACCCGCGCATCCCGGACGCCGCGGTGCAGTCGCTGGCGGCCGCGGGCGTGGACCGGCTCTCGGTGGGCGTGCAGAGCTTCGACGACGGCATGCTCGAGCGCCTGGGGCGGCTCGAGGCCTACGGCTCGGGCGCCGAGATCCGCGAACGGGTGAACCGGCTCTTGGGCCGGTTCCGCATCGTCAACGTCGACTTCATCTTCAACCTTCCGAACCACGACCCCGAGGTGCTGGCGCGCGACCTGCAGATCGCGGTGGACGACGGCATCGACCAGCTCACCACCTACCCGCTGATGGAGGCCCAGCAGAACCGTGGCTACGTGGACCGTCAGGGCCGCATCAGCTACGACCTCGAGGCCTACCTCTACAAGAGGGTGATCCTGCCGACGCTGCGCGAGCACTACACCCCGGTGAGCTCCTGGTGCTTCTCCCGCAAGGACAAGCCCGAGGTCGACATGCTCGACGAGTACGTGGTCGACTACTTCGACTACGTGGGCATCGGCACCGGCTCGATGAGCCTGCACGACGGGCGGGTGAGCGTCAACGCCTACACCCTGCCGCTCTACCAGCGGCTCGTCGCCCAGGGCAGGCTGCCGGTGGTGCTCGAGTCGGCGCCGCTGGCGCGGCGCGACTACATGCTCTACTACCTGATGATGGCCCTCTTCGGCCGGCGGGTGGACTGCAAGAAGTTCGAGGCGATCTTCGGCGTGCCCCTGAGGCGCGCCCTCTGGCCCGAGTGCACGGCGCTGCGCGCCATGGGCCTGGTCTACGCCCGCGGCGACCACATCTACACCAACGAGCGGGGGATGTACGTCTTCCTGATGATCCTGCGCGAGTTCTTCACCCACGTCAACCGCTTCCGCAGCCTCGCGCGCGAGGCCTCGCACAGGCTCGAGCGCCAGCCCGCCGCCCCCAAGCTGAGCTTCGAGCCGGTGCTCGACTAG
- a CDS encoding NAD(P)/FAD-dependent oxidoreductase, with the protein MRKKVLILGGGSGGVITANKLVEILGDQVEVTVVDRNAEHTFIAAYPWVAFGLREIEQIRRPLVALQKKGIHFLQAEVQELQPDRNAVQTERGELTYDYLVVSLGAEPLAYPVEGAQAPWSEEGALALRAWLKETKGERWVVGVSSPYYPCPPAPFEVAGQLDFALRVKGLRDRSSIAIFHMNPAPLAGMGPVISHAISKILDRKGVEFHGSFELTEGGDGVVKAADGRTLEYDRLILVPPFAPNKVVRESPLAGPNGFPEVSPDTFRSLQYENIFVIGDTVNPGLNLPPAGVVVHYQGEYVAGVIAADLRGAYIGEPFNPVAMCIMDFGDDAVLPECDFTDMLAGRGMPSCGVMARGRSVRIAKMLFESMFFATLF; encoded by the coding sequence ATGCGCAAGAAAGTGCTGATCTTGGGTGGTGGATCAGGCGGCGTGATCACCGCGAACAAGCTCGTTGAGATCCTGGGGGATCAGGTCGAGGTGACCGTCGTCGATCGCAACGCCGAGCACACCTTCATCGCCGCCTATCCGTGGGTGGCCTTCGGCCTGCGCGAGATCGAACAGATCCGCCGGCCGCTGGTCGCGCTGCAGAAGAAGGGCATCCATTTCCTCCAGGCCGAGGTGCAGGAGCTCCAGCCCGACCGCAACGCGGTCCAGACCGAACGCGGCGAGCTCACCTACGACTACCTGGTGGTCTCGCTGGGCGCCGAGCCCCTGGCCTATCCGGTGGAGGGGGCCCAGGCGCCCTGGAGCGAGGAGGGGGCGCTGGCGTTGCGGGCCTGGCTCAAGGAGACCAAGGGCGAGCGCTGGGTCGTGGGGGTCTCCTCGCCCTACTACCCCTGCCCGCCCGCGCCCTTCGAGGTGGCCGGCCAGCTCGACTTCGCGCTGCGTGTGAAGGGGCTGCGGGACCGCTCGAGCATCGCCATCTTCCACATGAACCCGGCGCCGCTGGCGGGCATGGGGCCGGTGATCTCGCACGCGATCTCGAAGATCCTCGACCGCAAGGGGGTGGAGTTCCACGGCAGCTTCGAGCTGACCGAGGGCGGCGACGGGGTCGTCAAGGCGGCCGACGGCCGCACCCTCGAGTACGACCGCCTGATCCTGGTGCCCCCCTTCGCCCCCAACAAGGTGGTGCGGGAGTCCCCGCTCGCCGGCCCGAACGGCTTCCCCGAGGTGAGCCCCGACACCTTCCGCTCCCTGCAGTACGAGAACATCTTCGTCATCGGCGACACCGTGAACCCGGGGCTGAACCTGCCCCCCGCGGGCGTGGTGGTCCACTACCAGGGCGAGTACGTGGCCGGGGTGATCGCCGCGGACCTGCGGGGCGCCTACATCGGCGAGCCCTTCAACCCGGTGGCGATGTGCATCATGGACTTCGGCGACGACGCGGTGCTGCCCGAGTGCGACTTCACCGACATGCTGGCCGGGCGGGGCATGCCGTCCTGCGGCGTGATGGCCCGCGGCCGCTCGGTGCGCATCGCCAAGATGCTCTTCGAGTCGATGTTCTTCGCCACCCTCTTTTAG